In Roseimicrobium gellanilyticum, the following are encoded in one genomic region:
- a CDS encoding HAD family hydrolase has product MPSFAFFDLDHTLLPFDTQTLFANFVLRRERWRTGLLAGIVPVAVMRAVGLAKTVTTKRAFMSLYAGMKRETLHAYAKEFAETDVKRWVYPELLEIMAEHRRAGRTLILNTASPDYYAPLIGQALGFDHSIATKVIIPEKVNVMPQVVGLNNKREAKLVHMKQAVPAVAAATKEELEDSWSYSDSSADLPLLKFAGNAMLIHPSPALEAIGREHRWQVLRPARPYAGRWGNWGSSLRQAVGVYPVGRPQPDHSVDA; this is encoded by the coding sequence ATGCCCAGCTTCGCGTTTTTTGATCTCGACCACACCCTGCTGCCGTTCGACACGCAGACCCTGTTTGCGAATTTCGTGCTGCGCCGCGAACGCTGGCGCACGGGCCTGCTGGCGGGAATCGTTCCCGTGGCCGTGATGCGAGCCGTGGGACTGGCAAAAACAGTGACCACCAAGCGCGCCTTCATGAGCCTCTACGCCGGCATGAAGCGTGAGACACTCCACGCCTACGCGAAGGAGTTCGCCGAGACCGATGTGAAACGGTGGGTCTACCCGGAGCTGCTGGAGATCATGGCGGAGCACCGCCGGGCAGGACGTACTCTCATTCTGAACACGGCCAGCCCGGACTACTATGCGCCTTTGATTGGCCAGGCCCTCGGCTTCGACCACAGCATCGCCACGAAGGTCATCATCCCAGAGAAGGTGAACGTGATGCCCCAAGTGGTGGGCCTGAACAACAAGCGCGAGGCCAAGCTGGTGCACATGAAACAGGCCGTGCCCGCCGTGGCCGCCGCCACCAAGGAGGAACTGGAGGACTCCTGGTCCTACTCAGACAGCTCCGCGGACCTGCCCCTGCTCAAGTTCGCAGGAAACGCCATGCTCATCCATCCCAGTCCTGCGCTGGAGGCCATCGGGAGGGAGCATCGCTGGCAGGTGCTCCGTCCGGCACGGCCCTATGCTGGCCGCTGGGGAAACTGGGGCAGCTCCCTCCGGCAGGCCGTGGGCGTCTACCCAGTGGGTCGACCTCAGCCCGATCACAGTGTGGACGCATAA
- the vccD gene encoding Verru_Chthon cassette protein D, translated as MHTHHVTFSPASHRRKAHGFTLVEVLVVVSIMALMLAMVGLTVPGSIASQKLSGMARQVASDLDHATMIAQRDNKPVEVRFYRCSEAGIGGLDEGKEFRAYQIATITGWDAEGKPKIAFTQEVQRLPAGIVFTPNPNHTTLLAKTPVQAGPNDADIGESYEYISYIIRPDGGTTLPRPQKTVLTLVQQKHLGGQGDLPPDFRSIVVNPYNGQVTLY; from the coding sequence ATGCATACCCATCACGTCACGTTTTCTCCTGCCAGCCACCGGCGCAAAGCACATGGATTCACCTTGGTGGAAGTCCTCGTGGTGGTCTCCATCATGGCACTGATGCTCGCCATGGTGGGGCTCACGGTTCCAGGATCCATCGCCTCACAGAAGCTCAGCGGCATGGCAAGACAGGTGGCGAGCGACCTCGACCACGCCACCATGATCGCCCAACGGGACAACAAGCCTGTGGAAGTGCGATTCTACCGATGCTCGGAGGCAGGCATCGGAGGACTCGATGAAGGCAAGGAGTTCCGCGCCTACCAGATCGCCACCATCACGGGGTGGGATGCAGAAGGGAAACCGAAGATAGCCTTCACCCAGGAAGTCCAGCGCCTGCCTGCCGGCATTGTATTCACTCCGAATCCCAATCACACCACCCTGCTGGCGAAGACACCCGTGCAGGCTGGCCCCAACGACGCTGACATCGGGGAATCGTATGAATACATCAGCTACATCATCCGGCCAGATGGCGGGACCACCCTGCCGCGCCCCCAGAAGACCGTGCTCACCTTGGTGCAACAGAAGCATCTGGGCGGCCAGGGAGACCTGCCGCCGGACTTTCGCTCGATCGTGGTGAATCCCTACAACGGTCAAGTTACGCTCTACTGA
- a CDS encoding apolipoprotein N-acyltransferase, which produces MPRCFFAALSGVFYALAFPPVKGSWLILPGIMGLLLAVRGLRGRQAFVVGFLHGMVAFGLGLTWLWHIFGAGAILLWAILALFPGAFAVAQGRAVGLGLRGWQLAVFTMVNWAAWEFIRAELFPLRFPWMTAGLALGPNALLPRVGVYGAGACLVLGAAFLLGRRWFPGLTTLGALATLTFVQRPVPVPDKNGPQSIRVAAIQGEDISLSDLIQATRELPKEIQHVVWPEHALSYDVRAHAAEWKLLTTFCKEEDITLTLGTHTQLNKEEGWYNTALTLDGLGVRGEHHKVHPVHLFDDGVPGKTSLPVPTRKGNVGTPVCFDCDFADVARRMTAASAETIMVPSMDAARWGTWQHLQHAELFRIRAAENARWMLVAASSGVSQIIDPNGHVHASLAPMQQGVLTGVLQRSTKQTFYTRFGWLAPWFMLGAAAVWWIALLLPGAAAKKSGT; this is translated from the coding sequence ATGCCCCGCTGCTTCTTCGCAGCACTGTCCGGTGTGTTTTATGCACTGGCCTTCCCACCTGTGAAGGGGAGTTGGTTGATTCTCCCGGGCATCATGGGCCTGCTGCTGGCCGTGCGTGGCCTGCGTGGGCGGCAGGCCTTTGTCGTGGGTTTCCTGCATGGCATGGTGGCCTTTGGCCTGGGACTCACCTGGCTGTGGCACATCTTCGGTGCGGGGGCGATCCTCCTGTGGGCGATTCTGGCCCTCTTTCCGGGAGCATTTGCCGTAGCTCAGGGCCGGGCCGTGGGCTTGGGACTGCGTGGGTGGCAGCTGGCGGTCTTCACCATGGTGAACTGGGCCGCGTGGGAATTCATCCGCGCGGAATTGTTCCCGCTACGCTTTCCGTGGATGACGGCCGGGCTCGCCCTCGGCCCCAATGCCCTGCTGCCCCGGGTGGGTGTGTATGGTGCCGGTGCGTGCCTGGTCCTGGGCGCTGCGTTCCTCCTCGGCCGACGCTGGTTCCCAGGACTCACCACGCTGGGAGCGCTGGCAACGCTCACGTTTGTGCAGCGTCCCGTCCCCGTGCCGGACAAGAATGGCCCCCAATCCATCCGGGTCGCTGCCATTCAGGGAGAGGACATTTCGCTTTCCGACTTGATTCAGGCGACACGTGAACTGCCCAAGGAAATCCAGCATGTGGTGTGGCCGGAGCATGCCCTGTCTTACGACGTGCGCGCCCATGCGGCCGAGTGGAAGCTGCTCACCACCTTCTGCAAGGAGGAGGACATCACCCTCACACTGGGCACGCATACCCAGCTCAACAAAGAGGAGGGCTGGTACAACACCGCCCTCACCTTGGACGGCCTGGGCGTGCGCGGGGAACATCACAAGGTGCACCCGGTACACCTCTTCGATGATGGCGTGCCCGGCAAAACCTCCCTGCCGGTGCCGACCCGGAAGGGAAACGTGGGCACGCCCGTCTGCTTTGACTGCGACTTCGCCGATGTGGCCCGTCGCATGACCGCCGCCAGTGCGGAGACCATCATGGTGCCCTCCATGGATGCTGCCCGCTGGGGCACCTGGCAGCACCTGCAGCATGCCGAGCTCTTCCGCATCCGCGCGGCGGAGAACGCACGCTGGATGCTCGTGGCAGCCAGCTCAGGGGTATCCCAGATTATCGACCCGAATGGCCATGTGCATGCCAGCCTGGCCCCCATGCAGCAAGGGGTGCTTACCGGGGTGCTGCAGCGCAGCACCAAGCAGACCTTCTACACCCGCTTTGGCTGGCTGGCGCCGTGGTTCATGCTGGGCGCGGCCGCCGTGTGGTGGATCGCCTTGCTCCTGCCGGGCGCTGCTGCTAAGAAGAGCGGTACATGA
- a CDS encoding class I SAM-dependent methyltransferase translates to MPNSTPESRDWYDTPLYYDIIFDADTEKEADFLEMMMVRHGQVKKARSGPLRVLEPACGSGRLVAALAKRGHQVHGFDLNENMLDYSRERLQDTDFEVSLWQDRLEDFRVPGRKRFDLAHCLVSTFKYVLEGAGAESHLQKVADSLYQGGLYVLGVHLTDYNDASPQHEQWEGKRDGIKVTCNTHTDPPNRRARTEDLRTQLRITRERRTWTQETRWQFRTYNAAQMKNLLKTAPQFELVACHDFLYEVDEERKLDDSYSDIVLVLRKK, encoded by the coding sequence ATGCCCAACTCCACCCCTGAATCCCGCGACTGGTACGACACGCCTTTGTACTACGACATCATCTTCGACGCGGACACGGAGAAGGAGGCGGACTTTCTGGAGATGATGATGGTGCGTCATGGACAGGTGAAAAAGGCGCGCAGCGGTCCGCTCAGAGTTCTTGAGCCCGCCTGTGGCTCCGGACGATTGGTAGCGGCGCTGGCGAAGCGTGGGCATCAAGTGCACGGCTTCGACTTGAACGAGAACATGCTCGATTACTCGCGAGAGCGTCTTCAGGACACCGACTTTGAGGTGTCGTTGTGGCAGGATCGCCTGGAAGACTTCCGTGTCCCGGGACGCAAGCGCTTCGATCTTGCCCACTGCCTCGTGAGCACCTTCAAATATGTATTGGAAGGCGCAGGCGCCGAGTCCCACCTGCAAAAGGTGGCAGACAGCTTGTACCAAGGTGGGCTCTACGTCCTCGGCGTGCACCTCACCGACTACAACGATGCGAGCCCGCAGCACGAGCAGTGGGAAGGCAAGCGCGACGGCATCAAGGTCACCTGCAACACGCACACCGACCCGCCCAATCGCCGGGCGCGCACGGAGGATCTTCGCACGCAGTTACGCATCACCCGCGAGCGACGCACCTGGACGCAGGAGACGCGCTGGCAGTTCCGCACGTACAACGCAGCGCAGATGAAGAACCTTCTCAAGACCGCGCCCCAGTTCGAACTGGTCGCGTGTCATGACTTCCTCTATGAAGTCGATGAGGAGCGCAAACTGGATGACAGCTACAGCGACATCGTGCTGGTGCTAAGGAAGAAGTAG
- a CDS encoding SDR family oxidoreductase codes for MSQELFSLKGQTAVVIGGTGELCGAIAEGYAAAGAEVVLVGRDATKAQTRLDRIKDAGGNGYFVACDVGQKAGLESLLNEVIERSGKVDILVNGAGVNSPTPFLDITEEEYDRIMNINTKATFLACQVFGRYFVDNKIAASIVNLGSMSGLIPLSRVFTYSMSKGAVHNLSRNLAREWAPLGIRVNTLVPGFFPAEQNKKVLVPERVAKIMAHTPMARFGEAKELVGAALLLAANGAGSFITGHELVVDGGYSAMTI; via the coding sequence ATGAGCCAGGAGTTGTTTTCATTGAAGGGCCAGACCGCTGTGGTCATTGGCGGTACCGGAGAATTGTGCGGCGCCATTGCGGAAGGCTACGCCGCCGCTGGCGCGGAAGTGGTGCTGGTAGGCCGGGACGCGACCAAGGCGCAGACCAGGCTGGACCGCATCAAGGACGCCGGTGGCAACGGCTACTTCGTGGCCTGTGATGTGGGCCAGAAGGCTGGACTTGAATCCCTGCTGAACGAAGTCATCGAGCGCAGCGGCAAGGTCGATATCCTGGTAAACGGCGCCGGTGTGAACTCCCCCACCCCCTTCCTCGACATTACGGAGGAGGAGTACGACCGCATCATGAACATCAACACGAAGGCCACCTTCCTGGCCTGCCAGGTGTTTGGCCGTTACTTCGTGGATAACAAGATTGCCGCGAGCATCGTGAATCTCGGTTCCATGTCGGGCCTCATCCCGCTGAGCCGCGTCTTCACCTACTCCATGAGCAAGGGTGCGGTGCACAACCTGAGCCGCAACCTCGCACGCGAGTGGGCTCCTCTGGGCATCCGCGTGAATACCCTCGTGCCCGGCTTCTTCCCCGCCGAGCAGAACAAGAAGGTGCTCGTGCCCGAGCGCGTGGCCAAGATCATGGCCCACACTCCGATGGCCCGCTTCGGCGAAGCCAAGGAACTCGTCGGCGCCGCCCTTCTGCTTGCCGCGAATGGTGCGGGCTCCTTCATCACCGGCCATGAACTGGTCGTGGATGGCGGGTACTCGGCGATGACGATCTAA
- the queA gene encoding tRNA preQ1(34) S-adenosylmethionine ribosyltransferase-isomerase QueA, which yields MLTSDFDYHLPEELIASEPLADRAASRMMVVHREEGRIEHRSFRDLPEYLHEGDLVVLNDTRVVPARYFSNDGSKELLRLQAFSPTKWRCMVKPGRKLRLGNAITIGEATGTVLEIYENGDRLIEFDRVVDEKSHGHLALPPYMHRQDREDDKERYQTVFAREEGSIAAPTAGLHFTPDVLSKLPHAFVTLHVGVGTFQPVKVDRVQDHVMHSERYSLSEETVAKIADAKRVLAVGTTATRVLESTAAKHGKVVAESGETNIFIHPPYQFRVVGALLTNFHLPKSTLMMLVSAFAGRELMLRAYEEAIREQYRFYSYGDCMLIV from the coding sequence ATGCTCACCTCCGACTTCGACTACCACCTCCCTGAAGAGCTCATTGCGAGCGAACCGCTCGCAGATCGCGCAGCTTCGCGCATGATGGTGGTGCATCGGGAGGAAGGACGCATTGAGCACCGCAGCTTCCGTGATTTGCCGGAGTATCTGCACGAAGGGGACCTCGTGGTGCTCAATGATACACGCGTGGTGCCGGCAAGGTACTTCTCCAATGATGGGTCGAAGGAATTGCTGCGCCTGCAGGCGTTCTCACCGACCAAGTGGCGCTGCATGGTGAAGCCGGGGCGCAAGCTGCGCCTTGGCAATGCGATCACCATCGGCGAGGCCACGGGCACGGTGCTGGAGATTTATGAGAACGGTGACCGCTTGATCGAGTTCGACCGCGTGGTGGATGAGAAGTCCCACGGACATCTCGCGCTACCGCCATACATGCACCGGCAGGATCGCGAGGATGACAAGGAGCGCTACCAGACGGTGTTTGCCCGTGAGGAAGGTTCCATCGCCGCGCCCACGGCGGGGCTGCATTTCACGCCTGACGTACTATCGAAGCTGCCACATGCGTTCGTGACGCTGCATGTGGGCGTCGGCACCTTTCAGCCGGTGAAGGTGGACCGAGTGCAGGACCACGTGATGCACTCGGAGCGGTATTCCCTCAGCGAAGAGACGGTGGCGAAGATTGCGGACGCAAAGCGCGTGCTTGCCGTGGGCACCACGGCCACACGGGTGCTGGAAAGCACCGCTGCGAAGCATGGCAAGGTCGTCGCCGAGAGTGGCGAGACGAACATCTTCATTCACCCGCCGTACCAGTTCCGTGTGGTGGGTGCCTTGCTCACGAATTTCCATCTGCCCAAGTCCACGCTGATGATGCTCGTAAGTGCGTTCGCCGGGCGCGAGCTGATGCTGCGCGCGTATGAAGAGGCGATTCGCGAGCAGTACCGCTTCTACAGCTACGGGGACTGCATGCTGATAGTGTGA